GGACGACCCGCTGGCGCAGGACGGCCGGCGCCGCCTGTTCAATCTGATGCACTGAGCCCCGGCGCATCGTCCAGGCCGACCGGCACGATGGTCTCCACCTCGGCGTGATCGCCCTCGACCCGCCAGCGCACATCGAAGCCCTCGATGCGCATCCCGTAACGCCGCCGGTCCCGCCCTTTGCGGTAGGCCGGACGCGGATCCAGCGCCAGGGTCTGGGCAATCAGTTCGCGCAGGGCAGGCCGTTCGCGCAACACCACTTCGGCCATCTCGCCGAAGTGCACGGCCAACACCGGCGAGGGCGGCTGCGCTGCGAAGCCACTGGCCGCGCCCGGGTGCGCGTCTGCATAGGGCAGATAGGGCTTGATGTCGTAAACCGGCGTGTCATGCAGCAAGTCCACCCCCGAGACGCGCAGGCGCAATCGCCCATCCGCGTGCTCGATCCCCTCGAGGCCCAGGAGTGACAGCCCCAGGTTGTTGGGCCGGAAAGGTGAACGGCTGGCGAACACGCCCACCTCGCGATTACCGCCCAGCCGTGGTGGCCGAACCCGCAGGCGATAGCGTCCCTCGCAGGCATGAAAACCGAAAATCACCCAGATCCGCTCGAACCCCTCCAGGCCCTCGAAGGCCTCGGGGCGCGCAAATTCGGGCGCCATCTCCAGCCAGCCACACGCTGCCTCGACCAGGCCGGCCTGGCGCGGGATGCCGAACTTTTCGCGATAGGGCGAGATCACCCGTGCGATCGCTTGCAGATGAAGGCAGTGGTCGCTCATGATCGTGGACTCATATCGAGGCTGTGGCACAATGGTACGCTACCCGAAACGCCCCCCAGCGAGGCAAGGCCTTGGGTCAGGATGAACATGCCCTCGTCGCACAACGCGACCTGTTCCGCCTATCGGCACTGGTGCTCAGCGTCACCAGCGCTGCGGTGGCCCTGCTGTCGATAGCCGGCAGCCCGACCTGGCTGCTGACCCTGCTCTCCGGTGCCACCGCCTCGCTGGCCGTGGTGCGCGGCATCCCGCCCCTGCTCCCTGTCGATCCGCCCCAACCTTGTCGGTTCCCGACACACCGACGAGACCGACCTGCTGGCCTGCTGCCGCATCCATGAACGCACTCACGACATGGTGTTGCTGATCGACCCGAACACCCATCTGGTACTCGATTGCAACCGCCAGGCCAGCCACCTGCTGCGGCTGCCGAGGGAACAACTGCTGCGGCACAACATCCTCGAACTGGCTGAACAGACGGATCCGCTGCAGGACCTGTTGCGCCTGACCCAGGAGCTGGCCGGGGTACATCATCGCAACATCCGACTGCGCTCGCGGAACAGCGGGATCCTGTATTTCGAAATGAGCGCAGAACGGCTCCACATACAGGGCCGGCCACTGATCCTGCTGCTGGGGCAGGACCAGACCCGTCATGCCGAGGCCGAGAACCGTGTCCTGCACCTGGCCTACCACGACACCCTCACCGACCTGCCCAACCGCACCCTGCTCACCGACCGAGTGAACCACGCCCTGCAACGCAGCCAGCGCAGTGGGCAGCACGGCGCCCTGCTGTTTCTCGACCTCGACAACTTCAAGCGCATCAACGATTCGCTCGGGCACTCCATCGGCGACCTGCTTTTACAGGAGCTGGCCGCCCGCCTGCGCCGTACCCTGCGCGAGGAAGACACCATCTCCCGCCTGGGGGGTGACGAGTTCGTGGTTCTGCTCGAACACCTGGGGCGCGACCCGGAAGAAGCCGACCGCCAGGTACGCGAGATCGCGCGCAAGATCCGTACCGCGCTGGCACCGGCCTATCACCTCAACGGCCACGAGCTGCACATGACCGCCAGCATCGGCTATGTCGCCTTCCCGCGCGACGGCCAGACCATGGAGACCCTGTTGCGACATGCCGACCTGGCCATGTACCAGGCCAAGAAAGCCGGACGCGACACGGTCACCTGCTTCCACCCGAGCATGGACGAGATCGCCACCCAGCGTATGCGCGTGGAAAACGAGATCCGCCAGGCCCTGCAGGACGACCACCTGGAACTCTATTTCCAGCCCGTGCTGCGCATCCAGGACGGCCACATCCTGGGCGCCGAGGCCCTGCTGCGCTGGCGCCACCCCCGCGACGGCCTGATCCTGCCCGACCGCTTCCTGCCACAAATTGAAGACGGCGCCCTGATGCTCACCCTGGCCGACTGGGTACTGGAACGAACCTGCCAGGAACTGGCCACGATCATGGACACGCCCGGGATGCGCCCGCCGGACTACATTGCCGTCAACATCAGCCACCAGCAGTTTCACCAGCCCGATTTCGTCTCGCGCGCCCGCAATATCATCGAGGCGACCGGCGCCGACCCTCACCACCTGCTGTTCGAGATCACCGAAACGGTCATCATGACCAATGCCCACGAGGCGCGGGCGCGCATGCTGGCACTCAAGGAACTGGGCCTGCGCTTTGCCATCGACGACTTCGGCACCGGGTACTCCTCGCTGTCCTACCTCAAGCAACTGCCGGCCGATACGCTGAAGATCGACCGCAGCTTCGTCAGGGAGGTGACCCGCGACCCGGATGATGCCGCCATCGTGCGCACCGTACTGGGTATCGCCGACCACATGGGCATGCAGGTGATCGCCGAGGGCGTGGAGCACCGAGAGCAGTTGCATTTCCTGCGCGAACACGGCTGCACCTGCTACCAGGGCTTTCTCGGTCGTCCACCGCTCGACCGGCAGGCGTTCCGCGAGGAACTGCGACTGGGCGCACAACTTCGCCTGGTCGAATGACCCCATACTCGACTTGCGGGTCTGTCAGGCTAACGGGGACGCCCGCCTTGGTGCAGCCAGGTACGATTGTTACCCTAGGGAACCTCTGAAAAAGTACATTCATCCCCTCCCCCACGTGCAGGGGAGACCGAGAGGGGCGAAACAGGTCTTTTCCCCTCTCCTGACCTCCCCCGCAAGCGGGAGGGGGACTTGATCGGAGGCTCCCCGTGACACAACAGACAACCTACTCAATCACCCTGCGGAGTTCATCCATGTTGCGTAATTGGCTGCTGCTTTCGGTATTGCTCTCCTTCGTCTCGAATGCGCCTGCCGGCTGGGACCCGGCCGAACGCCGGGAACTGATGCAGGAAGCCTCGATCACCATCCAGCAATTCAAGCGCAAGGACCCATCCCTCAAGCGCTTCTTCAACAATGCACTGGGCTGGGCAGTCTATCCCACGGTCGGCAAGGCCGGCTTCTGGCTGGGCGGCGCCTATGGCAAGGGCGTGGTCTATCGGCGTGGCCAGGTCATCGGCTTCAGCGAACTGCGCCAGGTCAGCATCGGCTTCCAGTTCGGCGACCAGGCCTACAGCGAGATCATTTTCTTCCGCGACCAGGCGGCACTGGATCGCTTCAAGCGCGAAAAACTCGAATTCGACGCTCAGGCCTCGGCCGCGGTAGCCGACAAGGGGGCAGCGCTCAATGCCGACTACCATGGCGGTGTCGCGGTGTTCACCCTGCCCAAGGGCGGCCTGATGGCCGAGGCCTCGGTCGGCGGCCAGCAGTTCACCTTCGACCCGCGCTGAGACTCAGTCGCGCCGCAGACGATCGGACACCGCGATCGGCGTCGGGAAACGCATGACGATCAGGTAGGACGAGGCGAGAAAGGTCAGCAGGGTAGCGAGCTGGAT
The sequence above is a segment of the endosymbiont of unidentified scaly snail isolate Monju genome. Coding sequences within it:
- a CDS encoding putative bifunctional diguanylate cyclase/phosphodiesterase; the protein is MVLLIDPNTHLVLDCNRQASHLLRLPREQLLRHNILELAEQTDPLQDLLRLTQELAGVHHRNIRLRSRNSGILYFEMSAERLHIQGRPLILLLGQDQTRHAEAENRVLHLAYHDTLTDLPNRTLLTDRVNHALQRSQRSGQHGALLFLDLDNFKRINDSLGHSIGDLLLQELAARLRRTLREEDTISRLGGDEFVVLLEHLGRDPEEADRQVREIARKIRTALAPAYHLNGHELHMTASIGYVAFPRDGQTMETLLRHADLAMYQAKKAGRDTVTCFHPSMDEIATQRMRVENEIRQALQDDHLELYFQPVLRIQDGHILGAEALLRWRHPRDGLILPDRFLPQIEDGALMLTLADWVLERTCQELATIMDTPGMRPPDYIAVNISHQQFHQPDFVSRARNIIEATGADPHHLLFEITETVIMTNAHEARARMLALKELGLRFAIDDFGTGYSSLSYLKQLPADTLKIDRSFVREVTRDPDDAAIVRTVLGIADHMGMQVIAEGVEHREQLHFLREHGCTCYQGFLGRPPLDRQAFREELRLGAQLRLVE
- the tsaA gene encoding tRNA (N6-threonylcarbamoyladenosine(37)-N6)-methyltransferase TrmO — its product is MSDHCLHLQAIARVISPYREKFGIPRQAGLVEAACGWLEMAPEFARPEAFEGLEGFERIWVIFGFHACEGRYRLRVRPPRLGGNREVGVFASRSPFRPNNLGLSLLGLEGIEHADGRLRLRVSGVDLLHDTPVYDIKPYLPYADAHPGAASGFAAQPPSPVLAVHFGEMAEVVLRERPALRELIAQTLALDPRPAYRKGRDRRRYGMRIEGFDVRWRVEGDHAEVETIVPVGLDDAPGLSASD
- a CDS encoding lipid-binding SYLF domain-containing protein, producing the protein MLRNWLLLSVLLSFVSNAPAGWDPAERRELMQEASITIQQFKRKDPSLKRFFNNALGWAVYPTVGKAGFWLGGAYGKGVVYRRGQVIGFSELRQVSIGFQFGDQAYSEIIFFRDQAALDRFKREKLEFDAQASAAVADKGAALNADYHGGVAVFTLPKGGLMAEASVGGQQFTFDPR